In Coccidioides posadasii str. Silveira chromosome 4, complete sequence, one genomic interval encodes:
- a CDS encoding uncharacterized protein (EggNog:ENOG410PMXJ~COG:S~TransMembrane:1 (i84-105o)~BUSCO:6709at33183), whose translation MLNQTLRRIGASPPPGPTPAIIPSRFFSSRTQGNPLSYRPNAMSRPQFSPRYLHPTQSRPYTLFSRFRDNFNEARKHVWRERPIGMTATLLFAVSMTSGLIYLLYDHITRVEPQFSRFPKPVGDSLRKAIYYTEFELNPVRALHWYKQALIAADQLGMHPFSEEVLGIRLQIPHMLEKAGMMKPAIEVLEKTQKDCLEWVQNGRRKQMIRNRERARDGDRIDDPTGTGEERKAEQEKEAEEERRRGFVMKRAAGVGVKIAELYSSDYVRETDKAEKALLSAVDLSRAELQHRREMNLPVSQGDGDYYLNLTEVAFAFNELADFYAERGRSDLSTALYMQSLSLIKEDQQDRPSTCAQVVLLNNISSQMAEQAQNPTPPPAETTSGTHMPPVSRDQLLNAASEWAKKALDVADKIQPPVRTEECDQGCLTATYNLGEIAEMQGHFSEAKKYYGEAREIAKKIQFPEGVSRANEGLERLKKQA comes from the coding sequence ATGCTCAACCAAACCCTCCGGCGCATTGGCGCCTCCCCGCCGCCTGGCCCAACTCCCGCCATCATCCCATCCCGATTCTTCAGCAGCCGAACGCAAGGGAACCCCCTGTCCTACCGACCTAATGCCATGTCTCGACCTCAATTCTCTCCCCGATATCTTCATCCAACCCAATCTCGACCTTATACCCTCTTCTCCCGCTTCCGGGACAACTTCAACGAAGCCAGGAAACATGTTTGGCGCGAACGCCCCATTGGTATGACCGCAACCCTTCTTTTTGCGGTTAGCATGACAAGCGGCCTCATATACCTCTTATACGACCACATCACTCGCGTAGAGCCTCAATTCTCGCGTTTCCCCAAACCCGTGGGTGACAGCTTACGCAAAGCCATATATTACACCGAATTCGAACTAAATCCCGTTCGCGCCCTACATTGGTATAAGCAGGCATTGATTGCTGCGGATCAGCTGGGCATGCACCCATTTTCGGAGGAAGTGTTGGGGATTAGGTTGCAGATTCCTCATATGTTGGAGAAAGCGGGGATGATGAAGCCAGCCATTGAAGTACTAGAGAAGACGCAGAAGGACTGTCTTGAATGGGTGCAGAACGGGAGGAGAAAGCAGATGATCAGGAACAGAGAACGGGCAAGGGATGGAGACCGGATAGACGACCCCACTGGCACGGGAGAGGAGCGGAAGGCAGAACAGGAAAAGGAGGCAGAGGAGGAGCGACGGCGTGGTTTCGTCATGAAAAGAGCCGCCGGAGTCGGGGTCAAGATTGCAGAACTCTACTCAAGTGATTATGTGCGAGAGACAGACAAAGCCGAAAAGGCACTCCTCTCGGCCGTTGACCTAAGCCGCGCCGAGCTTCAGCACCGCCGGGAAATGAACCTCCCCGTTTCCCAAGGAGACGGCGACTATTACCTCAACCTCACTGAGGTAGCATTTGCATTCAACGAACTCGCAGACTTCTACGCTGAAAGAGGTCGGAGCGACCTCTCGACGGCTTTGTACATGCAGTCCCTCTCCCTGATCAAAGAAGACCAGCAGGATCGACCGAGCACATGCGCCCAGGTCGTTTTACTGAACAATATCTCAAGCCAGATGGCGGAACAGGCCCAGAATCCAACCCCGCCTCCTGCGGAAACCACATCGGGGACCCATATGCCTCCCGTATCGCGTGACCAATTGCTCAACGCGGCCTCGGAATGGGCCAAGAAAGCTCTCGATGTGGCGGACAAGATTCAACCGCCAGTGCGTACTGAAGAATGCGATCAAGGCTGTCTGACTGCGACCTACAATCTAGGAGAGATCGCGGAAATGCAGGGCCATTTTAGCGAGGCAAAGAAGTACTATGGAGAGGCTCGGGAGATAGCGAAGAAAATCCAATTCCCTGAAGGCGTGAGCAGAGCAAATGAAGGGCTGGAAAGGCTAAAAAAGCAGGCGTGA
- a CDS encoding uncharacterized protein (EggNog:ENOG410PK5Y~COG:S~BUSCO:7703at33183): MCGRYALGVRLAFIRHQLQRQGQQVDEVPDDDDVRETYNFAPGYYGAVYRADTPDQGGYNPAEAYDGGHHAAEHKMPEDEGKAQLTSGGIEDERVKYKLQSMKWGLVPFWTKRSPNYGSLMKTINCRDDSLAENKGMWTSMKKRKRCVVVCQGFYEWLKKGKEKIPHFIRRKDGDLMCFAGLWDCVKYDDSDEKLYTFTIITTSSNAYLSFIHDRMPVILEPGSPEMAAWLDPHRTTWTKELQSMLKPYQGELEAYPVNRDVGKVGNNSPDFIIPINSQENKKNIANFFANTQKKAKAEGPSSQPGKVVNEIEQLEKDLKFKSDLEPESQEISKDKGPMTESAGTKRGYPVDEAADVKPAKIPRTGDTSKLPTKRAASISPVKATIPGRKTRSATSNGSAAGSGKTADAKRAARGSQRITSFFKK, from the exons ATGTGTGGTCGATATGCGTTGGGCGTT CGCCTCGCCTTCATTAGACACCAACTGCAACGTCAAGGCCAGCAAGTGGATGAAGTTCCAGATGACGACGACGTGAGAGAAACTTACAACTTCGCTCCTGGGTACTATGGTGCCGTCTACCGCGCTGATACCCCTGACCAGGGGGGATATAATCCTGCTGAGGCATACGACGGAGGACATCATGCCGCAGAGCATAAGATGCCGGAAGATGAGGGCAAGGCACAGCTGACTAGTGGAGGAATCGAAGACGAACGTGTCAAGTATAAGCTTCAGAGTATGAAATGGGGTCTTGTTCCATTCTGGACGAAACGGTCACCAAATTATGGCTCGTTGATGAAAACTATCAATTGTCGAGACGACTCTCTGGCTGAGAATAAGGGGATGTGGACGTCCATGAAAAAGCGGAAGCGCTGTGTAGTTGTTTGTCAGGGGTTCTATGAATGGCTAAAAAAGGGTAAGGAAAAGATTCCACATTTCATTCGCCGGAAAGATGGCGATCTGATGTGCTTTGCCGGATTATGGGACTGCGTCAAGTATGACG ATTCCGATGAAAAACTCTACACTTTTACAATAATCACGACTTCTTCAAATGCCTACCTGAGCTTTATACATGACCGCATGCCTGTTATCCTGGAACCGGGAAGCCCAGAAATGGCCGCATGGCTTGATCCCCATCGGACCACTTGGACTAAAGAACTGCAGTCCATGCTGAAACCCTACCAAGGGGAGCTGGAAGCATACCCGGTGAACAGAGATGTAGGGAAAGTGGGAAACAACTCTCCCGACTTTATTATCCCGATCAATAGCCaagagaacaagaagaatattgCCAACTTCTTCGCGAACACACAAAAGAAGGCAAAGGCTGAGGGACCGTCATCACAGCCCGGCAAGGTAGTGAATGAAATCGAGCAGCTAGAGAAGGATTTAAAATTTAAATCAGACCTCGAACCTGAATCACAGGAAATATCTAAGGACAAGGGACCTATGACCGAATCTGCGGGGACCAAGCGCGGATATCCGGTCGACGAAGCGGCAGACGTTAAGCCAGCCAAAATTCCTAGGACGGGAGACACCTCCAAGTTGCCAACCAAGCGtgcagcttcaatatcacCGGTGAAGGCTACCATTCCAGGAAGGAAAACGCGCAGTGCTACAAGCAACGGTTCAGCCGCTGGCAGCGGCAAAACGGCCGATGCGAAGCGAGCTGCGCGTGGAAGTCAGCGGATCAcaagtttcttcaagaagtGA
- a CDS encoding uncharacterized protein (EggNog:ENOG410PH46~COG:Q~TransMembrane:1 (o6-26i)), with amino-acid sequence MLLSFLFNPYVLAGIFIFVFYIVPYLRLSYLRDIPSPFAAGFSNLWLLYQCRRGKRYQAVHDAHKKYGKLVRIQPDHVSVADADAIQTIYGHGNGFLKSEYYDAFVSIRRGLFNTRSRAEHTRKRKTVSHTFSAKSVGQFEQYIHANLQLFFQQWTNISEVQRNPKSGYASIDALNWFNYLAFDIIGDLAFGAPFGMLSKGRDVAEMRKSPDSPASYVPAIQVLNRRGEVSATLGCFPALKPFAKYLPDKFFRDGLEAVEHLAGIAVARVSERLRPEVMAKNTRVDLLSRLMEGRDETGAKLGREELTAEALTQLIAGSDTTSNTSCAMLYWVLRTPGVIEKLQEALDEAVPAHVNVPSFSMVRDIPYLQWVIWETMRIHSTSSLGLPREIPPNSPPVTIEGHVFHPGTILSVPAYTIHHSPEIWGPDVEEFVPTRWDPARLTPRQKAAFIPFSYGPRACVGRNVAEMELHCIAATVFKNFEFRLEQDGPMETSEGFLRKPLGLMVGIRRRQPNLN; translated from the exons ATGTtgttatcttttctttttaaccCGTATGTTCTTGCGGGGATTTTCATCTTTGTGTTTTATATTGTGCCCTATCTACGGCTTTCGTATCTGCGTGATATCCCTTCGCCATTCGCTGCCGGGTTCTCCAACCTCTGGCTTTTATATCAATGTCGAAGGGGAAAGAGATATCAGGCTGTGCATGACGCTCATAAGAAATATGGAAAACTCGTGAGAATTCAGCCAGACCATGTCTCCGTCGCCGACGCCGATGCCATCCAGACCATCTATGGTCATGGAAATGGTTTCCTGAAATC TGAGTACTACGATGCTTTCGTGTCCATCCGTCGCGGGCTCTTTAATACTCGCAGTCGGGCCGAACATACTCGAAAACGGAAGACTGTTTCCCACACCTTCAGTGCCAAATCAGTAGGCCAGTTTGAGCAGTATATCCATGCCAACCTGCAGCTTTTCTTCCAGCAATGGACCAATATTTCTGAGGTGCAGCGAAACCCAAAATCCGGATATGCATCGATTGACGCTCTGAATTGGtttaattatcttgcctTTGATATCATTGGCGACCTAGCATTCGGTGCCCCATTTGGCATGCTTTCAAAAGGGAGAGACGTGGCGGAGATGAGAAAATCGCCGGATTCCCCGGCTTCGTACGTTCCTGCCATTCAAGTTCTCAACCGGCGCGGAGAGGTTTCAGCAACTTTGGGATGTTTCCCCGCTCTGAAACCGTTTGCGAAGTATCTCCCAGATAAGTTCTTCCGGGATGGGTTGGAAGCAGTGGAGCACCTGGCTGGTATTGCGGTAGCACGTGTGTCCGAACGTCTTCGCCCGGAGGTGATGGCGAAAAATACTCGAGTTGATCTTCTATCTCGCCTGATGGAGGGCCGTGATGAGACTGGTGCAAAACTCGGCCGTGAAGAACTCACTGCCGAAGCATTGACACAACTCATTGCAGGTTCAGATACGACTTCTAACACCTCTTGCGCCATGCTCTATTGGGTCTTGAGAACTCCGGGTGTCATTGAGAAGTTGCAAGAAGCCTTGGACGAGGCAGTTCCGGCCCACGTCAACGTCCCATCGTTCTCTATGGTCAGAGACATTCCTTA CTTACAATGGGTTATTTGGGAAACGATGCGCATCCACAGCACTTCGTCTCTCGGTCTTCCTCGCGAAATCCCACCAAATTCGCCGCCGGTCACAATCGAAGGCCATGTTTTCCACCCAGGAACTATCCTCTCAGTTCCCGCTTATACCATCCACCACTCACCAGAGATCTGGGGACCCGATGTGGAAGAATTCGTCCCAACTCGGTGGGATCCCGCTCGACTAACCCCACGACAGAAGGCGGCATTTATTCCCTTCAGCTATGGTCCACGCGCCTGCGTTGGAAGAAACGTTGCGGAGATGGAGCTCCATTGTATTGCAGCAACGGTCTTCAAAAATTTTGAGTTCCGGTTGGAGCAGGATGGTCCCATGGAGACCTCCGAGGGTTTCCTGAGGAAGCCCCTTGGGCTGATGGTCGGCATTAGGAGGCGACAGCCAAACTTGAACTAA